From a region of the Candidatus Jettenia caeni genome:
- a CDS encoding transaldolase, translating into MKFFIDTADVKEIREAHSLGILDGVTTNPSLIAKTGRPFRETIEEICSIVDGPVSAEVVSLDTEGMLKEARELAKIADNVVVKIPLIKNGLKAVKKLAEEGIKTNVTLCFSANQALLAAKAGGSYISPFVGRLDDKGQVGMELIQEIRTIYDNYSFPTEIIVASIRNPVHVRDAALMGADIATIPFHVFDLLVQHPLTDDGVKRFLADWEKVPKK; encoded by the coding sequence ATGAAGTTTTTTATTGATACGGCGGATGTGAAAGAGATTCGAGAGGCGCATAGTCTGGGTATACTGGATGGGGTAACGACAAATCCCAGCTTAATAGCCAAGACAGGCCGTCCTTTTCGTGAAACGATTGAAGAGATTTGCTCTATTGTGGATGGACCGGTCAGCGCTGAAGTCGTAAGCCTCGATACAGAAGGTATGCTCAAGGAGGCGAGGGAATTGGCAAAAATTGCGGATAATGTTGTGGTAAAGATTCCCTTAATAAAAAACGGATTAAAAGCGGTAAAAAAATTAGCGGAAGAGGGAATTAAAACGAACGTGACCCTCTGCTTTTCTGCCAATCAGGCGCTTTTAGCAGCGAAGGCCGGTGGCAGTTACATCAGTCCTTTTGTTGGGAGATTGGATGATAAGGGGCAGGTGGGTATGGAACTTATTCAGGAAATTCGTACTATATATGATAATTATAGTTTCCCTACAGAAATTATTGTTGCCAGTATCCGTAATCCTGTTCATGTACGTGATGCAGCGTTAATGGGTGCAGATATTGCTACGATTCCTTTTCATGTATTTGATTTGCTTGTTCAACATCCGCTTACGGATGACGGCGTTAAGCGGTTCCTGGCAGATTGGGAAAAAGTACCAAAAAAATGA